A segment of the Pseudoliparis swirei isolate HS2019 ecotype Mariana Trench chromosome 4, NWPU_hadal_v1, whole genome shotgun sequence genome:
aaggaagagtttataaaaataagtcagacttttgtatgttaaaaaaagtcctgtatatagatttccccaagagttccaggaaatgaataatgcagacgtgttccatacatatctgaaatcccctacaatagcaaacaattttaatgtctcaattaggacatttttcaaagtaaaagtcctaaatgtttcaagaaatctgtaatttctttaatgtttgaggtgctttatatatgtatttcctcatagtccaaggcaataatgctacacaataaatagaatgcttcaatcgacaccgtgatcggtgatcggtattatcggatcggcagatactgatttcagtgatcggtgatcgtcaccaaaaaacctgatcggtgcatctctaattgtcaatctattagcctatctattttagcaaaatgatttcctcaagcattgcctccattatttatgggaaaaagaagaaaaaaaacctagatgtctgctaattacggtaaCATGGCAATACAGACCGTGCGCTTACAGCGCGGCAAACAATTTTTTgtggagcaccgaagacccattttgacccaggaaaaaccctgcatatacacacacatacacacgtatacacacacacatacaaacatacagtacacacctacacacacacataaacacctacccatatacacacatgtgactttttctttgctctgtcCCGATGCgctgcggcgcacgagacacggcgggcagaggactgttaacgcgacacgtagagacagacatgacatgcttctgctgtaatgtggcgccatagaaaaagtgacaggggggccacatttttttaatgtcatgcgatctaccatattacgccgcgatcgactggcaggtcgccgcgattggcgtattgagcacccctgatctacacacatacacacacctatacacagctttaacaaatgaagcatagacttctatacaaccagaggagtcgccccctggtggtcaggagagagaatgcagctttaacacatgaagcttagacttcgatacaaccagaggagtcgccccttggtggtcggtagagagaatgcaactttaacacatgaagcatagacttctatacaaccagaggagtcgccccctggtggtcaggagagagaatgcagctttaacacatgaagcatagacttctatacaaccagaggagtcgccccctggtggtcaggagagagaatgcagcttctaCTGGGTTTCCCTCTCCATTGATGAAAACCTGGTGTTTTACCCACAGCGGCAGCGAGCCTCTGATTGGAGGAAACAGGATCGCCTCTGATTGGAGGAAACAGGATTGCCTCTGATTGGAGGAAACAGGATCGCCTCTGATTGGAGGAAACAGGATCTCCTCTGATTGGAGGAAACAGGATCGCCTCTGATTGGAGGAAATAGGATCTCCTCTGATTGGAGGAAACCGGGCGGCTCACCTACGACGACCGGCAGCACCTGCATGGCTTTCCGCTCGCGGCTGTTGATCTTGGCTCTCTTCTTGCGGTGCAGCTGCTGGCTGAAGGTCACCGTGGGCACCGAGTTCTCCCGGTACTGCCGGGGGTAGGGGATCTGCCGCTGCATGTTGTCGCCCGTGTCGTCCAGCCGGCACTGGGCCAGGTCCCGCTCGATGATCCTGGGCAGCGGCATGGGCAGCGGCCCGGGGATGGTGCCGGCCAGCGGGGGGAAGGCGGCGGCGACGGCGGCGTGCTGCAGCTTCCTGCAGGCGTCGATGCTGCTGCGCAGCTTGAGCTTGCGCGACTCCTCCCAACTGCGCAGCCCGCGGAAAACCCCGAAGTAGAGCAGGACCATGATGGGGCACGGGATGaagaaggagcagacggaggagTAGACCACGTAGTTGTTGTCCTCCAGCTTGCACTCGCCGGGGTCGCGGTCCGGCACGTCGTTGATGCCGAAGATGACGGGCGAGGCCACGGCGAGCGCCAGCAGCCAGGTGGCCGACAGCAGCACCACCTGCCGCTGGTCCACATGCTTACGGTTGTAGTTCAGCGGGATGGACACGGCAATGAACCTGCAGAGAGAAGCCGGTCAGGACTACAGAGCGCCGAGAATGCACTACACTGTCACTAACTGCGCCACAAATATCGATTTATCATTATTTAAACCACTTGTGTATTTTTGCGAGTCACTCCAAAGCTTTCCTTTTCATAAATCACGTGATTCCTTTCATTTCTACGCTATAATTTAAAGGGTTACATTAAAAACGATGGTTTTTCAGACGCTTCTATCCTCTCATAATATTCCTGTTTAATGAAGCgggtgaaaaagaaaagaggtgaataaataaatctccACGAGGGCGTCGCCCTGCTGCTCCCGACAGAAACGCAGCAGTCGCTGTTGATTTCTACTTTTTACACGTTTTTCACGTGTGAAATGTAAATTGCCTTTTAGCCGCGCGTCTTCAGCTGCAGTCACACTTTGATTCTGTCTTCAGCGCCGGAGAATAACAGCcagtaaatatttaaaacatgtttcattCATACGCGTCGGCTACAATTACCATTCAGTCTCCCTCACGACGTGGTTTTACTCTTATTGAACCCAACTAAATATTTCACGATGTTTTTCTAAAACATACttagtattttcacaatatttCCCTAAATCTAATTAAACACTTCACAATCTTTTTCTAAACCTAACTAAATATCacgatcttttcttcttctagtcCTAAACTagtcctaaacctaactaagtgtttttacgatcttttcctaaacccaaCTAAGTATTTTTACGATCTTTCTCTAaacctaaaaaaatatttcacgatcttttcttcttctagtcCGAAACTAgacctaaacctaactaagtatttttaTGATATCCTCCAAAACGCAAGCaaatatttcacgatcttttcttcCTCTGGTCCTAAATTAgacctaaacctaactaagtatttacgATCtgttcctaaacctaactacgAGTTTTCCCGATCTTTTTCGAAAGCTAACTAAGTATTTTACGATCATTTTCTAAagctaaccaagtattttccCGATCTTTTCCAAAACGTTGTTTCCTACGAGGGAAAATTGACGAGCACGGAAAGTTAATAACTGTGTAAGACATCGTAGACGCTGCGCCTCCAGTGGAATATTTAGACTGATTAATGAatgaaaataaactaaatcttGTTTCAACTTTcagataaatacacacacacagacacacacatactaacacacacacacacacacacacacatacctgtccACGCTGATGGCACAGAGGTTGAATATGGACGCGGTGCACAGCATCACATCCATGGTCATCAGGCCGTCACACACCAGCATGTTCAAGGACCAAACTCCCCcctgaaactacacacacacacaacaacaacaacaacaactgattAGCTGCCCTAAATCTTGAGAGCAAATACGTTTAATCCTCTTGCACCACTGCAGCTCAGCGCTGAGGAAACATTCCTCCAGAAAAACACATTCTCCTCCAGGTGAGCGCGGCCCGGCCCGGACTCGGCCCCCCGGGCCGGCCTCCTCTGATCCGGCGTGCAGAGTGGAGCGGCGGCGTGACTCGCGGTGGATTAGCTGTCT
Coding sequences within it:
- the drd4b gene encoding dopamine receptor D4b — translated: MSDNFTDPNNHTLPQPAASAGYNFPALIFGVLLIVVIAGGNVLVCLSVYLEKALKTTTNYFIVSLAFADLLLAVLVLPLFVYAEFQGGVWSLNMLVCDGLMTMDVMLCTASIFNLCAISVDRFIAVSIPLNYNRKHVDQRQVVLLSATWLLALAVASPVIFGINDVPDRDPGECKLEDNNYVVYSSVCSFFIPCPIMVLLYFGVFRGLRSWEESRKLKLRSSIDACRKLQHAAVAAAFPPLAGTIPGPLPMPLPRIIERDLAQCRLDDTGDNMQRQIPYPRQYRENSVPTVTFSQQLHRKKRAKINSRERKAMQVLPVVVGCFLFCWTPFFVVHTTRAVCVTCDIPPALMSTVTWLGYVNSALNPVIYTIFNTEFRKFFKKCFRSCC